From Nicotiana tabacum cultivar K326 chromosome 20, ASM71507v2, whole genome shotgun sequence, one genomic window encodes:
- the LOC107804166 gene encoding auxin response factor 2B isoform X4: MVEASTNQVSDQQMPVYNLPSKILCRVINVLLKAEPDTDEVFAQVTLMPEPNQDESAVTKEPMPPSPPRFHVHSFCKTLTASDTSTHGGFSVLRRHADECLPPLDMSRQPPTQELVAKDLHANEWRFRHIFRGQPRRHLLQSGWSVFVSSKRLVAGDAFIFLRGENGELRVGVRHAMRQQGNAPSSVISSHSMHLGVLATAWHAIQTKTMFTVYYKPRTSPADFIVPYDQYMESVKNNYSIGMRFKMRFEGEEAPEQRFTGTIVGIEDGDPNRWPESKWRCLKVRWDETSAIPRPDRVSPWKIEPALSPPALNPLPIPRPKRPRSNVLPSSPDSSVLTREGSSKRTAGPSQASGFSRVLQGQEISTLRGNFVENNGSDSSEKPIVWPPSLDDEKTDVHSASRRCLSDKWLPLGRPESSFTDLLSGFGVQVSSSHGLHLPAGGQTALPASLVKRQALDKENDFSLLGKQWSLASSGLSLNLMDSGLKGADTLYQMRETSKCSGFNEYPTLPGHRIDNQQGNWLMPQSVLPYIQMSTHSGEIMPKPMALLQPEAVKPKEGNCKLFGIPLVSKSASIDPVKLQNNSLIDSASNMHFGIHPHQFPATESDLRSEQSKGSKVLDNGITVNDQEKQFQTSHLGTRDREGKGLINSTRSCTKVHKHGTALGRSVDLAKFNNYEELIAELDHLFYFNGELKAQNKNWLVVYTDDEGDMMLVGDDPWQEFCGMVCKIFIYTKEEVQRMNPGSLNSKGEDNSSVAEGSDAKEVKDLQLPSESSLEGS, from the exons ATG GTTGAAGCATCAACCAATCAAGTTTCAGACCAGCAGATGCCAGTGTATAATCTTCCTTCTAAGATCCTCTGCCGTGTAATTAACGTCCTATTGAAG GCTGAACCAGATACTGATGAGGTGTTCGCACAAGTGACTTTGATGCCAGAACCAAAT CAAGATGAAAGTGCAGTTACAAAGGAACCGATGCCCCCTTCGCCACCACGATTCCATGTGCACTCTTTTTGTAAGACACTAACTGCCTCTGATACCAGCACTCATGGAGGCTTTTCTGTCTTGAGACGGCATGCTGATGAATGCCTCCCTCCTCTG GATATGTCTCGGCAACCTCCAACACAGGAGTTGGTGGCCAAAGATTTGCACGCAAATGAGTGGCGCTTCAGGCACATATTTCGGG GCCAGCCTAGGAGGCACCTCCTTCAGAGTGGTTGGAGTGTCTTTGTAAGTTCGAAAAGGCTTGTTGCCGGGGATGCATTCATATTTCTTAG AGGTGAGAACGGGGAGCTTCGTGTTGGAGTCAGACATGCCATGAGACAGCAGGGTAATGCTCCATCATCAGTGATATCCAGTCATAGCATGCATCTCGGTGTCCTTGCTACAGCTTGGCATGCCATTCAGACGAAAACAATGTTCACAGTATATTACAAACCAAG GACGAGCCCTGCTGATTTTATAGTTCCATATGACCAGTATATGGAGTCTGTGAAAAACAATTACTCCATCGGGATGAGGTTTAAAATGAGGTTTGAAGGTGAAGAAGCTCCAGAACAGAG GTTTACTGGCACTATAGTTGGCATTGAAGATGGTGACCCCAACAGGTGGCCTGAGTCCAAATGGAGATGCCTGAAG GTTCGATGGGATGAAACTTCTGCTATTCCTAGGCCAGACCGAGTTTCACCCTGGAAAATAGAGCCAGCTCTTAGCCCTCCTGCCCTTAATCCACTTCCAATACCAAGGCCAAAAAGGCCTCGATCAAATGTTCTGCCCTCGTCTCCTGATTCTTCTGTTCTTACTAGGGAAG GTTCATCCAAAAGAACTGCAGGCCCTTCACAAGCCAGTGGGTTTTCAAGGGTCTTGCAAGGTCAAGAAATTTCGACCTTGAGAGGCAATTTTGTAGAAAATAATGGGTCAGATTCTTCTGAGAAGCCAATTGTATGGCCACCGTCACTGGATGATGAGAAGACTGATGTTCATTCTGCATCAAGGAGATGTCTATCAGATAAATGGCTTCCTTTAGGGAGGCCTGAATCATCTTTTACAGATTTATTATCGGGTTTTGGGGTGCAAGTGAGTTCCTCCCACGGTCTCCATTTACCCGCTGGGGGCCAAACAGCACTTCCTGCTAGCTTGGTGAAGCGACAAGCACTGGACAAGGAAAATGATTTCAGCTTACTGGGAAAACAATGGTCTCTAGCGTCTTCTGGTCTCTCACTTAATCTGATGGATTCAGGATTGAAGGGGGCTGATACTCTTTATCAAATGCGGGAAACATCTAAGTGTAGTGGTTTTAACGAGTATCCAACCCTCCCTGGTCATAGAATTGACAATCAGCAGGGAAATTGGTTAATGCCCCAATCTGTGTTGCCTTATATTCAGATGTCCACTCATTCTGGAGAAATAATGCCTAAACCAATGGCTTTGCTACAGCCCGAAGCCGTGAAACCCAAAGAGGGGAATTGCAAACTATTTGGCATTCCCCTTGTAAGTAAATCTGCTTCCATAGATCCTGTCAAGTTGCAAAATAATTCACTGATCGACTCAGCAAGTAACATGCATTTTGGTATACATCCACATCAATTCCCTGCAACTGAATCTGATCTAAGGTCTGAGCAATCAAAGGGATCAAAGGTACTAGATAATGGGATCACAGTTAATGATCAGGAGAAACAATTCCAAACGTCTCATCTTGGTACTCGAGATAGAGAGGGCAAGGGCCTTATAAATTCAACAAGGAGTTGCACCAAG GTTCATAAACATGGTACAGCCCTTGGAAGGTCTGTGGATCTTGCAAAGTTCAATAACTATGAAGAATTGATAGCTGAACTGGATCACCTTTTTTATTTTAATGGTGAGCTCAAGGCTCAGAACAAGAACTGGCTGGTTGTATATACTGATGATGAGGGTGACATGATGCTTGTTGGAGATGATCCATGGCA AGAATTTTGTGGTATGGTGTGCAAGATTTTCATCTACACGAAAGAAGAGGTGCAGCGAATGAACCCAGGGTCTCTCAATTCAAAAGGTGAGGACAATTCTTCTGTTGCAGAAGGCTCTGATGCTAAAGAAGTGAAGGATCTGCAACTTCCTTCTGAATCCAGTCTTGAAGGTTCTTAG
- the LOC107804166 gene encoding auxin response factor 2B isoform X5, which yields MVEASTNQVSDQQMPVYNLPSKILCRVINVLLKAEPDTDEVFAQVTLMPEPNQDESAVTKEPMPPSPPRFHVHSFCKTLTASDTSTHGGFSVLRRHADECLPPLDMSRQPPTQELVAKDLHANEWRFRHIFRGQPRRHLLQSGWSVFVSSKRLVAGDAFIFLRGENGELRVGVRHAMRQQGNAPSSVISSHSMHLGVLATAWHAIQTKTMFTVYYKPRTSPADFIVPYDQYMESVKNNYSIGMRFKMRFEGEEAPEQRFTGTIVGIEDGDPNRWPESKWRCLKVRWDETSAIPRPDRVSPWKIEPALSPPALNPLPIPRPKRPRSNVLPSSPDSSVLTREGPSQASGFSRVLQGQEISTLRGNFVENNGSDSSEKPIVWPPSLDDEKTDVHSASRRCLSDKWLPLGRPESSFTDLLSGFGVQVSSSHGLHLPAGGQTALPASLVKRQALDKENDFSLLGKQWSLASSGLSLNLMDSGLKGADTLYQMRETSKCSGFNEYPTLPGHRIDNQQGNWLMPQSVLPYIQMSTHSGEIMPKPMALLQPEAVKPKEGNCKLFGIPLVSKSASIDPVKLQNNSLIDSASNMHFGIHPHQFPATESDLRSEQSKGSKVLDNGITVNDQEKQFQTSHLGTRDREGKGLINSTRSCTKVHKHGTALGRSVDLAKFNNYEELIAELDHLFYFNGELKAQNKNWLVVYTDDEGDMMLVGDDPWQEFCGMVCKIFIYTKEEVQRMNPGSLNSKGEDNSSVAEGSDAKEVKDLQLPSESSLEGS from the exons ATG GTTGAAGCATCAACCAATCAAGTTTCAGACCAGCAGATGCCAGTGTATAATCTTCCTTCTAAGATCCTCTGCCGTGTAATTAACGTCCTATTGAAG GCTGAACCAGATACTGATGAGGTGTTCGCACAAGTGACTTTGATGCCAGAACCAAAT CAAGATGAAAGTGCAGTTACAAAGGAACCGATGCCCCCTTCGCCACCACGATTCCATGTGCACTCTTTTTGTAAGACACTAACTGCCTCTGATACCAGCACTCATGGAGGCTTTTCTGTCTTGAGACGGCATGCTGATGAATGCCTCCCTCCTCTG GATATGTCTCGGCAACCTCCAACACAGGAGTTGGTGGCCAAAGATTTGCACGCAAATGAGTGGCGCTTCAGGCACATATTTCGGG GCCAGCCTAGGAGGCACCTCCTTCAGAGTGGTTGGAGTGTCTTTGTAAGTTCGAAAAGGCTTGTTGCCGGGGATGCATTCATATTTCTTAG AGGTGAGAACGGGGAGCTTCGTGTTGGAGTCAGACATGCCATGAGACAGCAGGGTAATGCTCCATCATCAGTGATATCCAGTCATAGCATGCATCTCGGTGTCCTTGCTACAGCTTGGCATGCCATTCAGACGAAAACAATGTTCACAGTATATTACAAACCAAG GACGAGCCCTGCTGATTTTATAGTTCCATATGACCAGTATATGGAGTCTGTGAAAAACAATTACTCCATCGGGATGAGGTTTAAAATGAGGTTTGAAGGTGAAGAAGCTCCAGAACAGAG GTTTACTGGCACTATAGTTGGCATTGAAGATGGTGACCCCAACAGGTGGCCTGAGTCCAAATGGAGATGCCTGAAG GTTCGATGGGATGAAACTTCTGCTATTCCTAGGCCAGACCGAGTTTCACCCTGGAAAATAGAGCCAGCTCTTAGCCCTCCTGCCCTTAATCCACTTCCAATACCAAGGCCAAAAAGGCCTCGATCAAATGTTCTGCCCTCGTCTCCTGATTCTTCTGTTCTTACTAGGGAAG GCCCTTCACAAGCCAGTGGGTTTTCAAGGGTCTTGCAAGGTCAAGAAATTTCGACCTTGAGAGGCAATTTTGTAGAAAATAATGGGTCAGATTCTTCTGAGAAGCCAATTGTATGGCCACCGTCACTGGATGATGAGAAGACTGATGTTCATTCTGCATCAAGGAGATGTCTATCAGATAAATGGCTTCCTTTAGGGAGGCCTGAATCATCTTTTACAGATTTATTATCGGGTTTTGGGGTGCAAGTGAGTTCCTCCCACGGTCTCCATTTACCCGCTGGGGGCCAAACAGCACTTCCTGCTAGCTTGGTGAAGCGACAAGCACTGGACAAGGAAAATGATTTCAGCTTACTGGGAAAACAATGGTCTCTAGCGTCTTCTGGTCTCTCACTTAATCTGATGGATTCAGGATTGAAGGGGGCTGATACTCTTTATCAAATGCGGGAAACATCTAAGTGTAGTGGTTTTAACGAGTATCCAACCCTCCCTGGTCATAGAATTGACAATCAGCAGGGAAATTGGTTAATGCCCCAATCTGTGTTGCCTTATATTCAGATGTCCACTCATTCTGGAGAAATAATGCCTAAACCAATGGCTTTGCTACAGCCCGAAGCCGTGAAACCCAAAGAGGGGAATTGCAAACTATTTGGCATTCCCCTTGTAAGTAAATCTGCTTCCATAGATCCTGTCAAGTTGCAAAATAATTCACTGATCGACTCAGCAAGTAACATGCATTTTGGTATACATCCACATCAATTCCCTGCAACTGAATCTGATCTAAGGTCTGAGCAATCAAAGGGATCAAAGGTACTAGATAATGGGATCACAGTTAATGATCAGGAGAAACAATTCCAAACGTCTCATCTTGGTACTCGAGATAGAGAGGGCAAGGGCCTTATAAATTCAACAAGGAGTTGCACCAAG GTTCATAAACATGGTACAGCCCTTGGAAGGTCTGTGGATCTTGCAAAGTTCAATAACTATGAAGAATTGATAGCTGAACTGGATCACCTTTTTTATTTTAATGGTGAGCTCAAGGCTCAGAACAAGAACTGGCTGGTTGTATATACTGATGATGAGGGTGACATGATGCTTGTTGGAGATGATCCATGGCA AGAATTTTGTGGTATGGTGTGCAAGATTTTCATCTACACGAAAGAAGAGGTGCAGCGAATGAACCCAGGGTCTCTCAATTCAAAAGGTGAGGACAATTCTTCTGTTGCAGAAGGCTCTGATGCTAAAGAAGTGAAGGATCTGCAACTTCCTTCTGAATCCAGTCTTGAAGGTTCTTAG
- the LOC107804166 gene encoding auxin response factor 2B isoform X6, which yields MPVYNLPSKILCRVINVLLKAEPDTDEVFAQVTLMPEPNQDESAVTKEPMPPSPPRFHVHSFCKTLTASDTSTHGGFSVLRRHADECLPPLDMSRQPPTQELVAKDLHANEWRFRHIFRGQPRRHLLQSGWSVFVSSKRLVAGDAFIFLRGENGELRVGVRHAMRQQGNAPSSVISSHSMHLGVLATAWHAIQTKTMFTVYYKPRTSPADFIVPYDQYMESVKNNYSIGMRFKMRFEGEEAPEQRFTGTIVGIEDGDPNRWPESKWRCLKVRWDETSAIPRPDRVSPWKIEPALSPPALNPLPIPRPKRPRSNVLPSSPDSSVLTREGSSKRTAGPSQASGFSRVLQGQEISTLRGNFVENNGSDSSEKPIVWPPSLDDEKTDVHSASRRCLSDKWLPLGRPESSFTDLLSGFGVQVSSSHGLHLPAGGQTALPASLVKRQALDKENDFSLLGKQWSLASSGLSLNLMDSGLKGADTLYQMRETSKCSGFNEYPTLPGHRIDNQQGNWLMPQSVLPYIQMSTHSGEIMPKPMALLQPEAVKPKEGNCKLFGIPLVSKSASIDPVKLQNNSLIDSASNMHFGIHPHQFPATESDLRSEQSKGSKVLDNGITVNDQEKQFQTSHLGTRDREGKGLINSTRSCTKVHKHGTALGRSVDLAKFNNYEELIAELDHLFYFNGELKAQNKNWLVVYTDDEGDMMLVGDDPWQEFCGMVCKIFIYTKEEVQRMNPGSLNSKGEDNSSVAEGSDAKEVKDLQLPSESSLEGS from the exons ATGCCAGTGTATAATCTTCCTTCTAAGATCCTCTGCCGTGTAATTAACGTCCTATTGAAG GCTGAACCAGATACTGATGAGGTGTTCGCACAAGTGACTTTGATGCCAGAACCAAAT CAAGATGAAAGTGCAGTTACAAAGGAACCGATGCCCCCTTCGCCACCACGATTCCATGTGCACTCTTTTTGTAAGACACTAACTGCCTCTGATACCAGCACTCATGGAGGCTTTTCTGTCTTGAGACGGCATGCTGATGAATGCCTCCCTCCTCTG GATATGTCTCGGCAACCTCCAACACAGGAGTTGGTGGCCAAAGATTTGCACGCAAATGAGTGGCGCTTCAGGCACATATTTCGGG GCCAGCCTAGGAGGCACCTCCTTCAGAGTGGTTGGAGTGTCTTTGTAAGTTCGAAAAGGCTTGTTGCCGGGGATGCATTCATATTTCTTAG AGGTGAGAACGGGGAGCTTCGTGTTGGAGTCAGACATGCCATGAGACAGCAGGGTAATGCTCCATCATCAGTGATATCCAGTCATAGCATGCATCTCGGTGTCCTTGCTACAGCTTGGCATGCCATTCAGACGAAAACAATGTTCACAGTATATTACAAACCAAG GACGAGCCCTGCTGATTTTATAGTTCCATATGACCAGTATATGGAGTCTGTGAAAAACAATTACTCCATCGGGATGAGGTTTAAAATGAGGTTTGAAGGTGAAGAAGCTCCAGAACAGAG GTTTACTGGCACTATAGTTGGCATTGAAGATGGTGACCCCAACAGGTGGCCTGAGTCCAAATGGAGATGCCTGAAG GTTCGATGGGATGAAACTTCTGCTATTCCTAGGCCAGACCGAGTTTCACCCTGGAAAATAGAGCCAGCTCTTAGCCCTCCTGCCCTTAATCCACTTCCAATACCAAGGCCAAAAAGGCCTCGATCAAATGTTCTGCCCTCGTCTCCTGATTCTTCTGTTCTTACTAGGGAAG GTTCATCCAAAAGAACTGCAGGCCCTTCACAAGCCAGTGGGTTTTCAAGGGTCTTGCAAGGTCAAGAAATTTCGACCTTGAGAGGCAATTTTGTAGAAAATAATGGGTCAGATTCTTCTGAGAAGCCAATTGTATGGCCACCGTCACTGGATGATGAGAAGACTGATGTTCATTCTGCATCAAGGAGATGTCTATCAGATAAATGGCTTCCTTTAGGGAGGCCTGAATCATCTTTTACAGATTTATTATCGGGTTTTGGGGTGCAAGTGAGTTCCTCCCACGGTCTCCATTTACCCGCTGGGGGCCAAACAGCACTTCCTGCTAGCTTGGTGAAGCGACAAGCACTGGACAAGGAAAATGATTTCAGCTTACTGGGAAAACAATGGTCTCTAGCGTCTTCTGGTCTCTCACTTAATCTGATGGATTCAGGATTGAAGGGGGCTGATACTCTTTATCAAATGCGGGAAACATCTAAGTGTAGTGGTTTTAACGAGTATCCAACCCTCCCTGGTCATAGAATTGACAATCAGCAGGGAAATTGGTTAATGCCCCAATCTGTGTTGCCTTATATTCAGATGTCCACTCATTCTGGAGAAATAATGCCTAAACCAATGGCTTTGCTACAGCCCGAAGCCGTGAAACCCAAAGAGGGGAATTGCAAACTATTTGGCATTCCCCTTGTAAGTAAATCTGCTTCCATAGATCCTGTCAAGTTGCAAAATAATTCACTGATCGACTCAGCAAGTAACATGCATTTTGGTATACATCCACATCAATTCCCTGCAACTGAATCTGATCTAAGGTCTGAGCAATCAAAGGGATCAAAGGTACTAGATAATGGGATCACAGTTAATGATCAGGAGAAACAATTCCAAACGTCTCATCTTGGTACTCGAGATAGAGAGGGCAAGGGCCTTATAAATTCAACAAGGAGTTGCACCAAG GTTCATAAACATGGTACAGCCCTTGGAAGGTCTGTGGATCTTGCAAAGTTCAATAACTATGAAGAATTGATAGCTGAACTGGATCACCTTTTTTATTTTAATGGTGAGCTCAAGGCTCAGAACAAGAACTGGCTGGTTGTATATACTGATGATGAGGGTGACATGATGCTTGTTGGAGATGATCCATGGCA AGAATTTTGTGGTATGGTGTGCAAGATTTTCATCTACACGAAAGAAGAGGTGCAGCGAATGAACCCAGGGTCTCTCAATTCAAAAGGTGAGGACAATTCTTCTGTTGCAGAAGGCTCTGATGCTAAAGAAGTGAAGGATCTGCAACTTCCTTCTGAATCCAGTCTTGAAGGTTCTTAG